AAATCCGCCGAAGTGCTTCTCGCCAGCGAAGGCGATGTCCCGGTGGGTTTCGCTGTTTTCTTTCATAACTTCTCGACGTTTCTCGGCAAGCCGGGAATTTATCTCGAAGATGTTTTCGTGCTGCCGGAATTTCGCGGACGCGGTTATGGCAAAGCGTTGATGGTCTATCTTGCCCGGCTCGCTTGCGAACGTGATTGCGGGCGTTTCGAATGGTCCGTCCTCGATTGGAACCAGCCCTCGATTGATTTCTACAGATCCATCGGCGCAAATCCGCTGAGCGAATGGATCATCCAGCGCATGACAGGCGATGTGATCAAAAATCTCGCCGCCCAAAAATTGCCGCACGAATAGTAGAGCATTGACAGAAATTATGTAGCGGTGTGAAGCGAGGATTTTTGGCTTTTGGCGAGGCTTTGGCGAAGGAAGCAGGCCCGCAGTGGCCTGTGACTGAGCCAAAACGAAGCCAAAAGCCAAAAAGACCGCTTCCTTTCAGGGCACTACCACACCGCTACATAATTTGTGGAGATGCTCTAAGCGATGAGAAAATAAAAAAGGCGGACTGTTTCCAGTCCGCCTCGTGTAAATAATTAATTCAGCCTAACCGCGCTATCAGCGGGCAGGACGCGGCCCGCTACGGCGGTCATCGCGCGGAGGACGATTGTCCCGGCGTCCACCACGATCGCCACCCCGGCCACGATCATCACCGCGGCCATCGCGAGGCTGCTGCTCTTCGTCCGAACCACGGCCCACATCGGCCGGCTGTCCGTCGGCACCGGCAGCGCCTTCTGGAGGAGGTGTGCCCCCGCCCATTTCGGCATCGCGGTCGGCCATGGCGGCGCGGCGCGAAAGTTTTACGCGGCCTTTTTCATCCACGCCCAGGCACTTGACCCAGATTTCGTCACCGATCTTGACGATGTCTTCGGTCTGCTTGACGCGGAAATTCGCCAGTTCGCTGATGTGAACCAAGCCGTCCTTGCCCGGCAGGAATTCCACGAACGCGCCGAATTCCTTGATGGTCACGACCCGTCCGCGATAGATCTTGCCGATCTCCGCTTCCGCCGTCATGCCCTCGATGGATTCGCGCGCAATCTTCATGCCTTCGGACGACACGGAATAAATATTCACCGTGCCATCGTCTTCGATGTTGATTTCGCAACCAGATTCTTCGACCAGGCGTTTGATGTTCTTACCGCCAGGTCCGATCAGCGCACCA
The Verrucomicrobiia bacterium genome window above contains:
- a CDS encoding GNAT family N-acetyltransferase, producing MSRSMDKKFNIRPATVEDVPAILKFIRALADYEKLSHQVTATEELLRHTLFEKKSAEVLLASEGDVPVGFAVFFHNFSTFLGKPGIYLEDVFVLPEFRGRGYGKALMVYLARLACERDCGRFEWSVLDWNQPSIDFYRSIGANPLSEWIIQRMTGDVIKNLAAQKLPHE